A region of the Mus musculus strain C57BL/6J chromosome X, GRCm38.p6 C57BL/6J genome:
TAAACGGGGAAAGAAATGGTTGTCTTTATTTAGAAAGAgtgtcattttctatttttagatgcGGTCATATGTCCCTCTCTGAAcacaaactcactctgtacactagCATGGCTCTGGCTTCTACCTCCTCACAGGACAGCATTACAATGCAGTTCAGAGATCATGTGACTTTAAGCATGCTGGGTAAGGACAATGCAaactgagctacagccctagCCCTGAAATGTATGTCTTTACTGTTTTGACTAGACTAGGTCTAGAAAAAACAATTCTCCTGTGCTTGACACAAGCAATGATGGGATTCAGAGCAAAGAGAgcagaaaaactaggaaagagacaCATGTAGGCTTCGTTGTGAGGTAGTTATCAGAGCTGTGAGGTAAGTCTTACTCAAGGAAAACTGCAGGGCTCCAGGATATTTCCACCCTACACTAGGGACAGTGTGGAAACATGATAGTGGTGCAGGGCCTTCTATTTTAAGAGTGAGCAGAACATGTTGGGAAAATGTGGCTGCATTGGGACGAGTCTGAGCACATACCAACACAGGGTCTGCTTGACAGACAGTCCTGGGATAGAGACCCAGGTATAAAAACATGCTTTCTcagagttctgtgtgtgtgtgtgtgtgtgtgtgtgtgtgtgtgccttcaagACAAATGTGACAAAGCTCAGCACAGGTATGACAAGTCTCATAGCTTTTACCAGTACTCACCAAAACTTGACAGTGCTACTAACCTACCGGAATCCCTGCACCACAAGCCCTGTTGAAGTTGAGCCCTCTGATCGTTCTTCTGAGCCAGCAGGACCAGCAAGTCTACCCAAGCTCCTGTAAAGGCAGAGCATGGAAGCAAAACTAGCTCTGTGTTAGCTACCCTCCTCTTTACCTGGTGGcctgcttagagtttcagagggtgaatccACAATCatgatggcaggaagcatggcagcaggtaggcaggcatggcactagaggagTAGCTGGGAGCTTGTATCTTCTTCACCAACAGGCTCTCAAGAGAGGGGACATGTATTAATTTGGAATGGTGTGGGCctttgaaacctgaaagcccaCGCCTAACAATAAGCCTCTTCCCACAAAGCCagacctcctctaacaaggctatagCCCCCAGTCCTTTCCAAGTACTTCTACCAACTGGAGACCtagaattcaaatatatgtgtctataggcagtcattctcattcaaaccaccacaggatctAAGTTCACTTTCTGTGACAGCCCAAAGGAACAGGCCTCCTAGATAATCACATTGATGTAACTTCTTTTCTCTGCCACCTACCAGGGAATCAATGTGGAGCACTAGACCAAGAGGTAGTTCTACAAACATTTTCCTCAAGGGCTCCAGAGTTACTGGGAGATATTTTCTTGCTCCCCACAACTTGGCTTCTACAGTTGACCACCATCCCCTAGGTAGGAAGAAAATTCAATAAGGTCAGAGAAGTCAGCTGAGATGCAGCTTCAAAGGTTATTTCTGCATCTCTACTTCCCCGAGGTTTGTGTCCTCCCTGAAAACATACCCTGCTCATCCCAGCAACAAACTCCTCTCACCAGGGCACCTCAGGGTGAGCACCTAATGGTCCTCATTATAGCACCTCTGGGCACCTACCTCACCATAGCAACAGGTGATGAGCATGAAGCCAGAACGTTCCATCTCTAACTGGATACATAGTAATGTGGAACGGGCTGGAAGAAATCTCTTCCAGGTCAACGGTCACCGCTCTGCTCTATTACCGGAACTACCTCAGGATTACCACAGAGCTTCAAGGTCAGTCAACGGATGTGAGACTAAAATGGACAGCACCCAAGGTATGGACTGTTACAACATCAAGTACTTGTTCATTCGGGTAGTATATGAGGGTGAGGGTACAGGAGATGGTCAGTACGTAGCTGGAATGGTCAGTAGGTAGGTGGAATGGTGATATAACTATCTCCCTGAGAGACATGGAGGTGGCTCGGGAGGCATGACGGGAATGGCGCCATGGGCAGCTGTCATCTCTGCGACTTGCTGCCTACTTTTGGCGGCAAGGTTGaattttctctattttcccaCCTCCAGGTACCAAGGTTTTGCCGGCTGAAGagggaaaaaatgaagaagatgGAGGACAGGTGGAGTCGGCATTGGGAGCCACAGCCGCAAGGGGTAGAGGAAAAGAAGCATTAAATGGAGAGAGTCCCGCCGCTGCTGGCACTGCAGGCCTTGTAGAGGAAGACAGGAACAAGGAAGATGGTGGCACCAAGGGAGGTGAGAAGAATGAGCAGGAAGTGAGGGAGCAGATTCCTGAGCATGTTGAAGGAGAGAGTGACCAGGCTGAAGCGCCAAGGCAGGTGCCA
Encoded here:
- the Rhox3e gene encoding reproductive homeobox 3E, encoding MSMKPERSISNWIHSNVERAGRNLFQVNGHRSALLPELPQDYHRASRSVNGCETKMDSTQGTKVLPAEEGKNEEDGGQVESALGATAARGRGKEALNGESPAAAGTAGLVEEDRNKEDGGTKGGEKNEQEVREQIPEHVEGESDQAEAPRQVPRRRLHHRFTQWQLDELERIFRMNYFLSLEARKQLARWMGVNEAIVKRWFQKRREQYRWYKRL